In the Paenibacillus sp. FSL H7-0357 genome, one interval contains:
- a CDS encoding GNAT family N-acetyltransferase: protein MGTADSSLIMLSIPESFESERLLIRAPHWGDGLAVNEAVKESIEELRPWMPWANKVPTVEESEASIRRSRLEFLERTDLRLLLFRKETGELIGSSGLHRIDWQSRKFEIGYWVHSSFARQGYITEAVDAITKYAIQELQANRIEIRCDSRNVQSARIAERSGFTLEGTLRNDKCDVTGTLRHTMIFAKVRGVEYGRE from the coding sequence ATGGGCACCGCAGATAGCAGCCTTATTATGTTATCCATACCTGAAAGCTTTGAAAGTGAACGGCTGCTGATCCGCGCCCCACATTGGGGAGATGGTCTTGCTGTAAACGAGGCCGTCAAAGAAAGCATTGAGGAATTGCGTCCGTGGATGCCTTGGGCAAACAAAGTGCCTACGGTTGAGGAATCCGAAGCAAGCATCCGCCGCTCGCGGCTGGAATTCCTGGAGCGTACAGATCTGAGGCTGCTCTTATTCCGGAAGGAAACGGGGGAATTGATCGGCAGCAGCGGCCTGCACCGGATCGATTGGCAATCACGCAAGTTCGAGATCGGATATTGGGTTCATTCCTCTTTCGCCAGGCAGGGGTACATCACAGAAGCCGTAGATGCCATTACGAAATACGCTATTCAGGAGCTGCAGGCGAACCGGATTGAAATCCGCTGTGATTCCCGCAATGTGCAGAGTGCAAGAATTGCTGAGCGTTCAGGCTTTACCTTGGAAGGGACGCTGCGCAACGACAAATGTGATGTAACGGGTACTTTAAGACATACTATGATATTTGCCAAGGTTCGGGGTGTAGAGTACGGACGGGAGTGA
- a CDS encoding serine hydrolase domain-containing protein: MKLSRGIPDHHGISSRDLLDFFTAIEQRKLEVNQFMLLQNGVVTAEFSRTPYRPDCPQLLYSLSKSVTSIAVGIACDEGLMELEDPVISFFPDKLPQRISANLVKMTVHHLLSMNAGHHDNIYAAVAREQDFVRAFLAQDVPHEPGSYYVYSTHSTYMLSAIMEQVAGQGLVDYLMPRLFEPLGIPRPSWETCPLGTTAGGMGLSLSIESIAKFGQLLLNKGLYAGKRIVSEQYIELATTEQSDNRRLPRADRVDSAQGYGYQFHLCRRGAYRGDGSFGQLCFVAPEQQIVIAATSAFENMTKLQHLLDLIYKFIIDRLDQGGVKRISSHSEDMLKLQHRLGAMAYPVPAFKPIPENIPNLVNRGYLINENPHGLQKIIFEWKDEQLELHMFYGDERDNVILFHFSKPLHGVDVFPKDLSQEQQEVVTYALWENASKLQLILFYIETPYVVTYTIAFHDNKIDFAFNINVSLDIPNYRVTGRFQQ; the protein is encoded by the coding sequence ATGAAGTTATCCAGAGGTATCCCCGATCATCACGGGATATCTTCCAGAGACCTCTTAGATTTCTTCACTGCGATCGAACAACGGAAGCTTGAGGTGAACCAGTTTATGCTGCTGCAGAACGGTGTGGTAACGGCTGAGTTCTCGCGGACACCATATCGTCCGGATTGCCCGCAATTGCTGTATTCGCTGAGCAAAAGCGTCACCTCCATAGCTGTAGGCATCGCCTGTGACGAGGGACTCATGGAACTGGAGGACCCGGTGATCTCCTTCTTTCCGGACAAGCTGCCACAGCGGATCTCTGCCAACTTGGTGAAAATGACGGTGCACCATCTTTTATCCATGAACGCAGGCCACCATGATAATATCTATGCTGCTGTGGCTAGAGAGCAGGACTTTGTGCGGGCATTTCTGGCACAGGACGTTCCGCATGAGCCGGGAAGTTATTATGTGTACAGCACGCATTCTACCTATATGCTGTCTGCCATTATGGAGCAGGTTGCGGGACAGGGTCTGGTCGATTATTTGATGCCAAGATTGTTTGAGCCTTTGGGCATACCCCGCCCATCATGGGAAACTTGTCCGCTGGGCACTACAGCAGGCGGGATGGGATTAAGCTTATCGATTGAAAGTATCGCGAAATTTGGCCAGTTGCTGCTGAATAAAGGACTTTATGCGGGAAAAAGAATTGTGTCTGAGCAGTATATCGAATTAGCTACTACGGAACAAAGTGACAACCGCCGCCTCCCCAGAGCAGACCGGGTCGACTCGGCACAAGGCTACGGGTACCAATTTCATCTGTGCCGGCGTGGGGCGTATCGGGGGGACGGCTCGTTTGGCCAGCTCTGTTTTGTGGCTCCTGAACAGCAAATAGTCATTGCCGCCACCTCGGCCTTTGAGAATATGACGAAGCTGCAGCATCTTTTAGACTTGATTTATAAGTTCATTATCGATCGATTAGACCAAGGTGGGGTCAAACGGATTTCCAGTCACTCTGAGGATATGCTCAAGCTCCAGCACCGGTTGGGGGCTATGGCTTATCCTGTTCCTGCCTTCAAGCCTATACCGGAAAATATACCGAATCTGGTCAACAGAGGTTATTTAATCAATGAAAATCCCCACGGTCTCCAAAAAATCATTTTCGAGTGGAAAGACGAACAACTTGAGCTTCATATGTTCTATGGGGATGAGCGGGATAACGTCATTCTGTTTCATTTTTCCAAGCCGCTTCATGGGGTAGATGTATTCCCTAAAGACTTATCCCAAGAGCAGCAGGAGGTGGTCACGTATGCGCTCTGGGAAAATGCCAGCAAGCTTCAACTCATCCTGTTCTACATCGAAACGCCATATGTGGTCACCTATACAATAGCCTTCCATGACAACAAAATCGACTTTGCGTTCAACATTAATGTATCGCTTGATATACCGAACTATAGGGTTACGGGACGATTCCAGCAATAA
- a CDS encoding AAA family ATPase has translation MDRVKPHRIHIIGPVGSGKSTLARNLSSSLDIPYYELDNIVWRRTEGGDVRNSVEDRDQILNNILASDKWIIEGVHHKWVMQSFEMLKKMYIWNYGHQRKERPEIFTTLKPYQDKLLVLRDNSKLHKHIKL, from the coding sequence ATGGACCGAGTAAAACCACACAGGATTCATATCATTGGTCCCGTCGGCAGCGGCAAATCCACCTTAGCAAGAAATCTGTCCTCCTCATTAGATATCCCTTATTACGAGCTCGACAACATCGTATGGAGGCGGACAGAAGGCGGTGATGTCAGGAACAGCGTGGAAGACAGAGACCAGATACTGAATAATATCCTTGCCTCTGACAAGTGGATCATTGAAGGCGTGCATCATAAATGGGTAATGCAATCCTTCGAAATGCTGAAAAAAATGTACATATGGAATTACGGACATCAACGGAAAGAGCGGCCTGAAATTTTTACAACCTTGAAGCCGTATCAGGATAAACTGCTTGTGTTACGGGACAACAGCAAGCTTCACAAGCACATTAAGCTATAA
- a CDS encoding NUDIX domain-containing protein, translating into MSNKLIGAAAVILNLEGHVLLVKHSYGKYNWELPGGLSEAQESAEESARREVLEETGLKVTPESLTGVYYDPGNDMHHFVFTCKEDSYQAPKPCSPEIVECKYCAVDDLPRPISDFTVQRILHALNPASQQLFHVIGPRQWTE; encoded by the coding sequence GTGTCAAATAAACTGATCGGCGCGGCAGCAGTCATCCTGAATCTGGAAGGGCATGTCCTTCTGGTTAAACACAGCTACGGGAAATACAATTGGGAACTGCCCGGAGGGTTATCCGAGGCACAAGAGTCGGCAGAGGAAAGCGCGCGGCGCGAAGTGCTGGAGGAAACAGGTCTTAAGGTCACTCCAGAGTCTTTAACCGGGGTCTACTATGACCCGGGTAATGACATGCACCATTTTGTTTTCACTTGTAAAGAAGACTCATATCAAGCACCTAAGCCCTGCTCGCCGGAGATTGTGGAGTGCAAATATTGTGCTGTAGACGATCTGCCCCGGCCCATTAGCGATTTCACAGTGCAAAGAATCCTGCACGCGCTGAATCCCGCCAGCCAGCAACTTTTCCATGTTATCGGACCCAGACAATGGACCGAGTAA
- a CDS encoding asparagine synthase-related protein — translation MSAIAGICQLQHHNLNPDQGPSLMQQLSRYPADDARGWQGQGIFLGCRAQWITPQSLNEKLPFYDPERRLAITADAIIDNRSELFGQLQVPYEDRDTIPDSLLILLAYEKWGDQTPVHLVGDFAFMIWDERKRSLFGARDFSGNRTLYFHRSTESFAFCTVIHPLLSMPGVSHKLNEEWVSEFLAIQNRVDATDCFSTVYQAIEQLPPSHSMTITGEKITFSRYFILQAPPKLRLGSNGEYEEAFREVFGQAVKDRLRTHLAAGANLSGGLDSGSVVSFAAEELRRRGKPLHTFSYYPVDSFTGFNLGKRVADERPFIQETIDHVGNIEPSFLNFPEQSPYTEIDEWLDILEMPYKFIENSYWLKGIFEQAQQQGLGVLLSGQRGNWSVSWGPALDYQAKLIREFRWLSFYRENKQYNQSMAANRRKVLQIVSKKAFPSLERLLPRKREMQLELIHPDFAKRTEVHERLREFNMDRRPSSQTVYDIRQKHFEQPHIWNVNGTVATKMSLKYRVWDRDPTNDLRVIRFCLSVPEGQFVQNGVDRSLIRRAMEGRLPDEVRMNRKQRGVQGADGILRMLPQWDSFLGELREMIKDPRTSAYLNNNVLAGCLDRISEPKPEMIYNSEFRLLTRGLVFYRFLKSLS, via the coding sequence ATGAGCGCAATCGCCGGTATCTGCCAATTGCAGCACCATAATCTGAATCCTGATCAGGGACCGAGTCTTATGCAGCAGCTGAGCCGTTATCCTGCGGATGATGCCAGGGGCTGGCAGGGTCAGGGGATTTTCCTTGGTTGCCGTGCGCAGTGGATTACTCCACAATCCTTGAACGAAAAGCTGCCGTTTTATGATCCCGAGCGGAGGCTGGCAATTACAGCGGATGCCATTATCGACAACCGCAGCGAGCTGTTTGGGCAGCTTCAGGTGCCCTATGAAGACCGGGACACCATACCCGACAGCTTGCTCATCCTGCTCGCCTACGAGAAGTGGGGAGATCAGACACCCGTTCATCTGGTAGGAGACTTTGCCTTCATGATCTGGGACGAGCGCAAGCGATCTCTTTTCGGAGCCAGAGACTTCTCCGGCAACCGGACGCTCTATTTTCATAGATCCACTGAAAGTTTCGCTTTTTGCACAGTTATTCATCCGCTGCTTTCTATGCCGGGTGTAAGCCATAAGCTGAATGAAGAATGGGTCTCAGAGTTTCTGGCTATTCAGAATAGAGTCGATGCCACGGACTGCTTTTCAACGGTTTATCAAGCTATTGAACAGCTGCCTCCTTCACATTCCATGACCATCACCGGGGAGAAAATTACATTCTCCCGTTACTTTATATTGCAGGCACCGCCTAAACTGCGTCTTGGCTCCAACGGGGAATACGAGGAAGCCTTCCGCGAAGTATTCGGACAGGCGGTCAAAGACAGGCTTCGGACCCATCTTGCCGCCGGTGCCAACCTGAGCGGGGGACTTGACTCCGGCTCGGTAGTCAGCTTCGCTGCTGAAGAACTCCGTCGCCGCGGGAAACCATTGCATACCTTCAGTTATTATCCTGTAGACAGCTTTACCGGTTTTAATCTGGGCAAAAGGGTAGCAGATGAGCGTCCCTTTATTCAGGAGACGATTGATCATGTAGGGAATATTGAGCCGAGCTTTCTGAACTTTCCCGAGCAGAGTCCTTATACCGAGATTGACGAATGGCTGGATATTCTGGAGATGCCCTACAAGTTCATTGAAAATTCTTACTGGCTTAAAGGCATATTTGAACAGGCACAACAGCAGGGACTTGGTGTTCTGCTGAGTGGACAAAGAGGCAATTGGAGTGTTTCCTGGGGACCTGCGCTGGATTATCAGGCCAAGCTGATTCGTGAATTCCGGTGGCTCTCTTTCTACCGTGAGAATAAGCAATACAATCAGTCGATGGCAGCGAACCGCAGAAAGGTGCTGCAGATCGTCAGCAAAAAGGCCTTTCCGTCGCTTGAACGGCTGCTGCCCCGCAAACGGGAGATGCAGCTTGAGCTGATCCATCCCGATTTTGCCAAACGAACGGAGGTCCATGAACGTCTTCGGGAATTCAATATGGACCGTAGGCCCTCCTCGCAGACGGTTTATGATATCCGCCAGAAGCATTTTGAGCAGCCGCATATCTGGAATGTCAACGGAACAGTGGCTACCAAGATGTCGCTGAAGTACCGGGTATGGGACCGCGATCCCACGAATGATCTGCGCGTGATCCGCTTCTGCCTGTCCGTGCCGGAGGGACAGTTTGTCCAGAATGGTGTGGACCGTTCCCTGATTCGCAGAGCCATGGAGGGACGTCTGCCGGATGAGGTCAGAATGAACCGGAAGCAGCGCGGGGTGCAGGGAGCAGACGGGATTCTCCGGATGCTGCCGCAGTGGGACAGCTTCCTCGGAGAGCTTCGGGAAATGATTAAGGACCCCCGGACTTCAGCCTACTTGAACAACAATGTGCTTGCGGGATGTTTGGACCGGATTAGTGAGCCTAAACCGGAGATGATTTACAATTCGGAGTTCCGCCTCCTTACACGGGGACTTGTATTTTACCGCTTTCTGAAATCATTATCCTGA
- a CDS encoding paeninodin family lasso peptide: protein MKKEYSKPALEVLDVKMTMAGPGFKLADSFQDDPDEIVHYS, encoded by the coding sequence ATGAAAAAGGAATACAGCAAGCCTGCTTTGGAAGTGCTCGACGTTAAAATGACTATGGCTGGACCAGGATTTAAACTCGCCGACTCCTTCCAAGATGATCCGGATGAGATCGTGCACTACTCCTAA
- a CDS encoding lasso peptide biosynthesis PqqD family chaperone, with protein sequence MNTTNILSLETVLVQREGNIASDMDGEKVMLNVKNGKYYNLGEVGGEIWSALASPVTVRRIVETIQEIFEVSAELAEQDVVAFVQSLLDEDLVVNVSGS encoded by the coding sequence ATGAATACTACAAATATTTTGTCCCTCGAAACGGTCCTTGTGCAGCGTGAGGGCAATATCGCCAGCGACATGGACGGCGAGAAAGTCATGCTGAATGTGAAGAATGGAAAGTACTACAATCTGGGTGAGGTTGGCGGAGAGATTTGGTCGGCGCTGGCATCACCGGTTACCGTAAGACGGATTGTGGAGACCATCCAGGAGATTTTTGAAGTTTCGGCGGAGCTTGCCGAGCAGGATGTGGTTGCTTTTGTGCAAAGTCTGCTGGATGAGGATCTCGTCGTAAATGTTAGCGGATCATGA
- a CDS encoding lasso peptide biosynthesis B2 protein encodes MTTLRRIRLLLTVDKAAVALIPEALWRLFLVRIQLLFPFARTAPRLGIQSQETSEVSNAADIPRIKHITKAIRVISRYTPWKSTCMVRAVAGLQMLERRGIESTLYMGVARDKQGQMIAHAWLRSGAYYVSGDDAMQGFVVVEKFAKVLQAE; translated from the coding sequence ATGACAACCCTCCGTCGCATCCGCCTGTTGCTGACCGTTGACAAGGCTGCTGTGGCGCTGATTCCAGAGGCATTATGGAGGCTTTTTCTGGTGCGAATCCAGCTGCTTTTTCCGTTTGCAAGAACGGCTCCACGGCTGGGGATACAGTCTCAGGAGACTTCCGAGGTGTCCAATGCGGCCGATATTCCCCGGATTAAGCATATTACGAAAGCGATTCGTGTCATCAGCCGTTATACACCCTGGAAAAGCACCTGTATGGTCCGTGCAGTGGCTGGACTACAGATGTTAGAGAGACGCGGGATTGAAAGCACACTCTATATGGGGGTTGCCAGAGATAAGCAAGGTCAAATGATCGCCCATGCCTGGCTGCGCAGCGGAGCTTATTATGTATCCGGCGATGATGCCATGCAGGGTTTTGTAGTTGTGGAGAAGTTTGCCAAAGTGTTACAAGCCGAGTAA
- a CDS encoding ABC transporter ATP-binding protein, producing MQAIIYYIRQLQRLSGVKLYLNLLGMVISGLLESSAILLLVPMLGMAGIQLGGTGAGYSIPMLGFLSELPQTTALGIVLGGYVFIVLCQNLISRFVAVRNVEIQQSYSRQLRYDVYSALLRSEWAFFLKKRTSDLINVMTTEMARVLAGISCFLQFLTSLLFTLVQIGFAFWLSPKMTLSVLVCAVLLSLFSRRFIRKAKRLGSRSSQLGQMYLAGITDQLNGIKDIKSNNLEHSRLDWLHGFTAEVKKEQLDYTRLRSNSQLLYKMSSTLLIAAFIFVSFRFLHAEGPSFLLVILVFARLWPTFAALQSLMEQLASVLPSFKQLQALQEECRQAAEHGAEGEIAKQVTPMALKQSLEARNVNFRYDQQEPQYSLQGVNVVIPANKMTAIVGRSGAGKSTLVDLLMGLMQPESGEIWADGQSISGDNLLSYRRSIGYVAQDPFLYNATIRDNLTMIKPDASEEELWEALEFASSADFVRKLPEGLDTLIGDRGIRLSGGERQRLVLARAIIRKPSILVLDEATSALDTENEKRIQEALERLKHSVTVIVIAHRLSTIRGADQILVIDQGRVIQQGVFGGLASEKGGMFSRLLSSQEEAM from the coding sequence ATGCAAGCCATAATCTATTACATCCGGCAGCTTCAGCGCTTGTCCGGAGTCAAACTGTACCTTAACCTCCTTGGCATGGTCATCAGCGGACTGCTGGAGAGCTCAGCCATTCTGCTGCTTGTACCGATGCTGGGAATGGCCGGGATTCAGCTAGGCGGAACAGGAGCGGGGTACAGTATACCTATGCTCGGTTTCCTGTCAGAGCTGCCGCAGACGACGGCGCTTGGGATTGTGCTCGGCGGGTATGTCTTTATCGTACTCTGTCAAAATTTGATTTCGCGTTTCGTCGCGGTCCGTAATGTGGAGATTCAGCAGAGCTACAGCCGGCAGCTGCGGTATGATGTTTACAGCGCACTTTTGCGGTCAGAGTGGGCCTTTTTCCTCAAAAAGCGCACCTCGGACCTTATCAACGTAATGACCACGGAAATGGCGAGGGTGCTCGCTGGAATCAGCTGTTTTCTGCAGTTTCTCACTTCGCTCCTGTTCACACTGGTGCAGATCGGCTTCGCCTTCTGGCTGTCCCCTAAGATGACTCTCTCTGTACTGGTATGTGCGGTCCTGCTGTCCTTGTTCTCCCGCAGATTCATCCGCAAAGCCAAGAGGCTGGGCAGTCGCAGCTCCCAGCTCGGCCAGATGTATCTAGCCGGAATCACGGACCAACTGAACGGAATCAAGGATATCAAAAGCAATAATCTGGAGCATTCCCGGTTGGACTGGCTTCATGGGTTTACCGCTGAGGTCAAAAAAGAGCAGCTGGACTATACAAGACTGCGCTCGAATTCCCAGCTGCTGTACAAAATGTCGTCGACGCTCCTGATCGCTGCGTTTATCTTCGTGTCTTTCCGGTTTCTGCACGCGGAGGGCCCATCTTTCCTGCTGGTTATCCTCGTGTTTGCCCGGCTGTGGCCGACTTTTGCTGCCCTTCAGTCGCTGATGGAGCAGCTCGCCTCTGTCCTGCCTTCCTTCAAGCAGCTTCAGGCGCTGCAGGAAGAATGCCGGCAGGCTGCTGAACACGGTGCGGAAGGGGAAATTGCGAAGCAAGTTACACCTATGGCTTTGAAGCAAAGCCTGGAAGCCCGGAACGTGAACTTCCGTTATGATCAGCAGGAGCCGCAATATTCGCTCCAGGGGGTAAATGTGGTGATTCCGGCTAATAAGATGACGGCGATTGTCGGACGTTCGGGCGCAGGAAAAAGCACGCTAGTCGATCTGCTCATGGGCCTGATGCAGCCGGAATCGGGCGAGATCTGGGCCGACGGTCAGTCCATTTCAGGAGACAACCTCCTGTCTTACCGGCGCTCCATCGGTTATGTAGCGCAGGATCCTTTTCTGTACAACGCGACGATCCGCGATAATCTGACGATGATCAAACCGGATGCCAGCGAGGAAGAACTGTGGGAAGCGCTGGAGTTTGCTTCTTCGGCCGATTTTGTCCGCAAGCTGCCGGAAGGACTGGATACGCTGATCGGTGACCGGGGCATCCGCCTGTCCGGCGGCGAACGGCAGCGTCTGGTGCTGGCACGCGCGATTATCCGCAAGCCTTCCATCCTGGTCCTGGATGAGGCAACAAGCGCGCTCGATACCGAAAACGAGAAGCGGATTCAGGAAGCGCTCGAGCGGCTAAAGCATTCCGTGACGGTAATCGTGATCGCCCACCGGTTGTCCACCATCCGGGGAGCCGATCAGATTCTGGTCATCGACCAGGGGCGGGTCATCCAGCAGGGCGTGTTCGGCGGGCTGGCCTCAGAAAAAGGGGGCATGTTCAGCCGGTTGCTCAGCAGTCAGGAAGAGGCGATGTAG
- a CDS encoding Nif3-like dinuclear metal center hexameric protein, with translation MIVQQFRSHIYELFGQLLIDFKEDEEYGFCNFSLNNYERIGYATNITPEIVLQAAEKNVHLIVTHHDAWDFVYGMKEQCIELLKEHNIAHFYIHLPLDYIDFGTCNSLLKLLGVSKVVQQSRHFEGHSAIGIGEFDSPIPLEKLVEKMTCLLGEKIYFQKNNNKEIKRIGMVTGAGNGTNQLRDAMNSNCDVYITGEKTLYTIQYAKFIDMNIIVGSHTFTEIFGVKSFAQKLQEKFKDIEILQLHEEHFEVTG, from the coding sequence ATGATTGTTCAACAATTCAGATCACATATATATGAATTATTTGGTCAATTGCTTATAGACTTTAAAGAAGATGAAGAGTATGGTTTTTGTAATTTTTCATTGAATAATTATGAAAGAATTGGTTATGCAACAAATATTACTCCTGAGATAGTCTTGCAGGCTGCTGAGAAGAATGTCCATTTAATAGTTACCCATCATGATGCATGGGATTTTGTTTATGGGATGAAGGAGCAGTGCATAGAGTTATTAAAAGAACATAATATTGCACACTTCTATATTCATTTGCCATTGGATTATATTGATTTTGGAACATGCAATTCATTACTTAAACTGCTAGGAGTCAGTAAAGTCGTCCAACAATCTCGTCATTTCGAAGGTCATAGTGCAATAGGTATTGGGGAGTTTGACTCTCCAATACCATTAGAGAAATTGGTAGAAAAAATGACTTGTTTATTGGGTGAAAAAATATATTTTCAAAAGAATAATAACAAAGAAATTAAGAGAATAGGTATGGTCACAGGTGCAGGTAATGGAACAAATCAGTTGAGAGATGCTATGAATAGTAATTGTGATGTTTACATAACTGGTGAAAAGACACTCTACACAATTCAATATGCTAAGTTCATAGATATGAATATTATTGTTGGAAGCCATACCTTTACTGAGATATTCGGAGTAAAGTCTTTTGCTCAAAAACTTCAAGAGAAATTTAAGGATATAGAAATATTACAACTACATGAAGAACATTTCGAAGTGACGGGATAA